The region CCTATTTTTTTAGGCAGAATAGAAACTGCCAATGGTAATACCTCTTATTGGAGAGATGTAAAAGTGTACAACAATCATGCTTTTATAGTCGCAGACATTATTGGCAACCATGGTATGCAAGTTTTTGATTTGACTAATCTGCGTTCTGGACCAAATCCAGATTTAACCTACACTAGTAGTCCTTCCGATGGTAATGTTTTGAGGTTTCAAGGTGACAACGGTATAACTATAGGAAGTTGTCATAATATTGTAATAAACGAATCAGAGGGTATTGCTTATTTAGTTGGATGTGCTGGAGCTGCAAGTGGAGGTCCTGTTTTTGTAGATATTTCCACACCTTTAAGCCCAACAATAATTGGTAGTTATTCTGCTGCTGGTTATACACACGATGCTCAAGTTATTACATATAATGGAACAGATACTAATGCAGACATCAGTGGTGTATCAAGTTATGTTGGTAGAGAAATTTTGTTGGCAAGTAATGGTGGTTCAAATGATAGAGTTGTATTATTAGATGTAACGGACAAAACTAATCCACAGTTTATTTCAGAAATTACGTACCCAAATCCTGGATATGCACATCAAGGATGGTTCACAGAGGATCATCGTTATTTTATTTTTGGAGATGAAACAGACGAGCAATCCTATGGAAGCAATACCAGAACATTTGTTTTTGACCTCCTAGATTTAGATAATCCTGTGCTATCCTCAATTTACACAGGTCCTTCATCTGCAATAGACCATAATGGATACGTTAAAGGCGATTTATTTTACATGGCTAATTACAGAGCTGGCTTACGCATTTTAGATATAACTAATATAGGAGCAGCTACAAACTCTATGACAGAGATTGGTTATTTTGACACCTATCCTAACAATAATGGAACTGCTTTTAATGGTGCATGGAGTACATATCCTTACTTTAATAGCGGAAATATTGTTATTAGTGATATAGAACGCGGTTTATTTGTAGTTAGAGCAACTAATAACCCTTTAACTACTGAAGAGTTTAACTTAGAAACTACGTTTATACTCTCACCAAATCCAGCTAAATCAACTTCAACAGTAAAAGCTAGTAAAGGACAAACAATTACCTCTATTGAAATATATAATGTATTAGGTAAAAAGCTATTTTCTAAAAGCAATATTAATAAAGAAACTTTCGTTTTACCAATACAACAACTTAACAATGGCA is a window of Olleya sp. YS DNA encoding:
- a CDS encoding choice-of-anchor B family protein yields the protein MTISRKLLTTLTLIISQLIMAQSPCVGGFATQTIDGITTSYPCDGYDLMSRVPISTLATTLGNEEGSDIWGWTDPLNGDEYAIVATTNSTAFVNITDPINPIFLGRIETANGNTSYWRDVKVYNNHAFIVADIIGNHGMQVFDLTNLRSGPNPDLTYTSSPSDGNVLRFQGDNGITIGSCHNIVINESEGIAYLVGCAGAASGGPVFVDISTPLSPTIIGSYSAAGYTHDAQVITYNGTDTNADISGVSSYVGREILLASNGGSNDRVVLLDVTDKTNPQFISEITYPNPGYAHQGWFTEDHRYFIFGDETDEQSYGSNTRTFVFDLLDLDNPVLSSIYTGPSSAIDHNGYVKGDLFYMANYRAGLRILDITNIGAATNSMTEIGYFDTYPNNNGTAFNGAWSTYPYFNSGNIVISDIERGLFVVRATNNPLTTEEFNLETTFILSPNPAKSTSTVKASKGQTITSIEIYNVLGKKLFSKSNINKETFVLPIQQLNNGIYLVKINNSTSKKLVVNK